aagcaaTCAGAATTTCAATTCAGtcaaaattcaaattacttTCATATAccacatatttatttaccttttaagTGATAAACTGGTGTTCCTACAGGAGTATTCTCAGGTAAACTAAATTTAGACATATCTCCAGTTTGCGGGATAAAATGAGGCGCTCTGTTTATAACTTGAGCCACACATAGTTGTAACAAAGAAATAATCAACAATATTATCAAAGGATTTGGTTCGATTAGCACCGCTGCCACTTTCCGTCGTTGAAGAAGTATTTCAGCCatctagaaaaataaaaatgacttattTACTAGCTGTAATATAACTTGtggtaaatacaattacattaaaataacaatagataagtccattataaaattatttactataaatatttcagcACATTAACAACAAGAttgttaatgatattatatattatgatttatttaaaagtatgtaCTTTCGAAGACAACTATAATCATAGTAAACGGAGAAGtcggatttttaattaattttttttttcgggtaatatagttaaataattttgtataaaatatacaaggttattggtaattcgacgtattatGCCGCCATgtatatgggggttaaaattatcgcaaataatcacccctatcacctcttaacgggaatacgtccaattatcaataaccctgtatatataataatataaaaacagaaaataCAAGCTAACAAAGTCGCCGAAACAGGTCAAGAAGTCGTTActaaaatatcaacaaatgTCGGAACTATTCTTACTATTTAATTTGTCGAATTATTAATGTGTAATTACAATGCAATTAAAATAGCTATTGTTTGATAGACCCGGAGGAAATCATACATCTTGGCCTTGTCATTATAGCGCATAACCGGTATTTTGTTGACTAGAATTGAAAGTGGCACAATTCCATCATTTGTCGCACAAGTAACGGACCCTCGGATGCATAtggaaatttaaatgtaaagttgGCTTCCTAAGTTGTTTACTAAATGGTATTAAATCGATAAAACCATAgatattccaaattcaaattaaaatattggtaatataCAGTCAAACACgatgattatttttagaaagaGTGTCGTGAgatagatacatatttattaaataaatgttttgtaatatgtgaatatttataaaattacgttaTGCTCTTATTTGATTGCTACTAATATTGATTTGACAGTTTTTTTAAAACTCGgtgattttaaaatcatttttctcTTAAAAGTTAATCAAATATTAAGCTACCATTCATCGTTTCGAAATGTAGACTTCACTTCAAAATTTTgccaagaaatataatattcagtTAATCTATGATTTTGCacctctttttaatttttttaggaatCCATTACCCATAGACATCTGTACTATCCAGACTCCATATTGACCAAACGTTACAAAGCcaatattcgatttaaaatgttattccaGATATCATTATTACTGTCTGACCAACCCGCTGTTATTCAACCCGCAATcagaaatgtaaaattaaaaaaaaaaattctgtttttttaaataatataatgtagcgTTCTTTCATTGAAACCAAGTAAATAGAACTATAGAAACACTGGCCTAGATTTTGCtaatttactgttaaatataACCGGCCCTAAATTAAGAGCAGTCGATTAATTATTGGAAAATGCTGCGGTTTTGCAATAAGTTCTAATCAAGAGAGTGGCGTTTCGGTCAGATCTTGCACTCATTTTGTTCAATTGCGTCGGAGTAATAGTTAGTATTCTTTGGTTACATAGTGGTCAATGTGGTTTTTTATCGACATAGAAACCATTGTTTACCTATATATTCCGTCCGTTACTTATACATCTTATCtagctatatataattttactaaagatAAGTGCAGAACTATTATTTGCAAGTCTTGCACAGTGTAACGAACATTTTTATCATCGTTAtgtttatctatgtatatttaacaatagGTAATTTTATTTGGACAGTGGATTTTCTTTTTTGGTAaataacacataatatattgcCTAGTAGCTTCAGGTAGAAGTGTTTGAGAGGCGGCAATAGGTTAACATCGTTAGGGATTTCTTATTTATCCGATGAAAATCTTCCACaaatgtatccaccaaaccgtatTGCACCATAgtgatggaataaactccaaaccttcaccTTAGTCTTAGCCCAAAAGGTAGACATTTACAGACTACCACTGTACTCTACTGTAGTAAATGCAATCACACACATTTTCACATCTGGTAATCCTATCATAGCGAATTCCATTAAGCTATAACTaggtatgttatttatataggaGTATAAGATTGTGTCACCTGCGTTCTTTTAAGTTTTGCTCCGTATGCATTTTACATCACGTCTTATATTTCCTCATTTGTTATGTTTGTCACTCGGttcagtttattataaattaaaaacgtgacGTCAAATttctatagtatttttaaattactgccCAAAAAGGATTTTGTATCCCGAGTGACACtgactataaatttatttaatcatacttCGGGCAGTtgtgtttttgtatattaaaaaaaaatgaatatcaaaaatatttgtagtatttgatttttaatataaaaatatgcatgTCGCAACCGCTTACGGAAACATTTCTTTAACGCGTCAATCAACATGCACACCTCGAAGCGAAACGGCATGGTTGTATTCTATTATCGGTATTATTGACCTAacgttgaataattatttaaaaagtcaaaataaatccttattatttcattattttgagaattttatcatcataatcatacCATGTCAAAATCATGTAATTTTCCaggaaatctttaaaaaatccaTGTTCAAATCCAGAATCCAAGCTAACAGCTCTATCACAATGAGAACGCTACAATAACGTCTAGTcacatagaaaataattttaaataaattacgttgAATGAACACCTAATTAacctactaaaatattttaagctatttCATTATGTTACATTCATAATAAGttcgcttttatatacaataataatatttatcaaattattgttaaacaatAAACCCACTGATAGGTCGTTGTGCAAGGCCACTTAGCTATATACAGTGTACACCCACCCATTCATCACTTAGTCTTtggtcaaacagcaatacttagtatttttttgttccagatttaagagtgagtgagccagtgtacaggcactaggaacataaaatcttagttcccaagtttggtaaCGCATTGGCGTATtctatggttaatatttcttacagtaccaatgtccatgggtggtggtttCCATTTACGTCCTGGTGGTTTATTTGTCAGTCTGCCtacatatgtacttataaataataaaaaatatgttaacatggatttaaatgtcaaatgacATTTTTATTCCGAAAATATTCCGAAAGCAATCGCGTCttgaaaatatgatatttcgataaaaatacaaactaaaaaaacCAGCAGCGCGGAACAATCTTTGaaaggcttttttattttattgtacctaTAATTTTCAAGTAAATACGTAGCCTTAAATATCTTCTTTCTTTTATAAACAACTATGTCGAATGGAAAATGTGCCTTTATGGTTACTCGCAAAaggcatgattttttttaccgATGCTTAGTACTTTGACCTTTACGCAAAATTTTCTAGGTGGGTACTATACTACTTAGTAATTGTCGCAGAGCTTTGCTCAGTCcctattaaatgttaatgtttttttcgaAGTATTAACATAGTTTAGTTACAAGCTTAAGGCATATAATAGCTTAGACTCTATGATTAGCAGCGCATTAGTTTTGTATGAAGTGCCTTATACTGCTAAGTTTCACTATCTATAAGTGAAATTTGTCATACCATCATGTAAAACATTCGGTCCTATgacttacttaaattaaaaatgaatacaaatcatttcagtttttaaatttagaataacacTTAATTGCTCAATAGCCTCATGATACGAACATTGGTATCATCGTCTATAAGAttagagtttattaaataaaaatcgtggACCTTGATCAAATTGTAAGCGAAAACACTATTTAAGCACTATGGGAGTTTTTTTAAGCAGTGGGAGTGTTCGTGTTTATATTACGTTCACATATGAAATTAATGTAATGTCATAATTGACTTCAAAGATAAACATTAAGAAACATTTGTATGTGTGGGAAAAACATGTTGAGCCTCCAAGCTAAATTAAAGATACATGGATCATCCTCATaactataaaagtatatttttgttgtcCTCGGTTtgtattaggcataaaatagaatatttactgACTCATATCGCAGAGTAATATTTTTCCCTATAATGGATACCCGCATATTCAGCGAAAATTCACGTAGTAGATACCGAATTACGTTTAATTTTCCCACGACATATCATGATGAGTgacttatagcctattccaatcgaagtaggaataaagataaacaaaaatagatttacgtatttaatgcgatttgctaataaatcagctatattgtgctcTAATAGtaactaagagtttatgattaatatatctttatataatacaacactattacgcTTAACTACCTAAACCCaccttaattttacttcaaatttgcgataacagtttcgtcgacgttcaaaacgccattttttcgcaaatccatagtaaatatcatagattaatcaagctctcaaccaatgatatcgcgtcaatttgctgtcaaatgttgtttatttaactttttcctcttgtggttggaatagagtttgTATATATCAACcattaactaactaactaatacacttatacacatatatgcaaatcaaacatatatttgatttgcatatatgtgtataaatatataaaaaggttaaCTGGTTGAAAAAatgattttgacatttttatctAAGGTAATGTTCGTCAACTACTGGTTGCTTGGAAAATGCTTTGCCTATGAGCGGTAATATGCAGGGGTAACATAACGTACTTTTCTtctcaagtaaataaaaatctttatagatAGCAAATTGTGTTACCTTAGTCAATCTCCACTTCttgtaattgttaataatttattaatttgtatcagACCTATGTTTATGTACACCATGAACACATTCGTAACGGCCTCCAAGTCAGTGAACTGTAGACAATGGTGCCGTGAGAATTGTGTAAATTGGATGTTCCtcgatataagatttttttagcaagatttatttttaatttactcgttcaaattttgtacaataaacAGTTGTCACATTGCACAAAGTTCTGAATACAATTGTTACCAAATAACAATtagagttataattaattattatttaaaattaggaaaatattttataataataatctactaCTTCTAATACGGTGTAAGCAAGCAAGTGAATTGAGCTCATATAGATATAAAGAGTTCAACGCGTGCGAAGTAGTGGTTTTTAACtagtttttactaattaaaatatacaggaaataataatgaaagacCACAAAGAATCACGAAGATagaaatgtattcatatttatttatctctggATATTATCAAGAAAATGAAATGAGTGTCAATTGGAAGACTCATAATTGATACATAtgtttttgtctttattttgaataactcaaggtttgtatataatttattatatactgatattttatatGCCGGATTCTCTCCTAAAGTGGAATTTTAATCGTGTCAATACTAAATCTCATACTACAATATAACCTTGATGACTAACCAATACGTTACGCAAAGAAAGTTCCGTATACACGCACCTTTACCTAACTGTCATATTACTGCTATAACCCAAATACGTACCTTTGTCCGAATATCACAAAACTCATATCACAATCAcattttacacaaaaacaattaaacacattatataaaacaaatacgtaataattatttaaaacaatccaTCTTTCGTCCAACAAACATCGAAGTCAACTCCGCTTAGTTAATAACATTCTGTCAAAAACTTGCACCACCGGTCCTTGAGACGCAATTTGTTGTGTATTAAACTCTCTCACACATATACGCTTGCTATACAAGCCAAAAAGAGACAACTATGTATTCTCGCGTGCTCCTCAAGCCATTGCAGATAGCGCCTTTTTGCACAGGTAAAAGTAACGGGGTATTCTCTTAAGATGTGAGCTGAGATAGAAATTGTATATTACTATAGTTGGAAAGAGATAGTCTTATGGTTGGGTCATGTTTATAATGGCGAGTGAAATAGTTGCATTTATAAGGTCATGGGAgcgaaataattattgtatatacctAGATAGATCTTTGAATAAGTTTGTTACATATATGTTTCGTctttttggaaatattaaatatatatgttacttttttattattaaatagggctggtatattaaatattttacgatgtTGACGTTGACGCTTTTCCCATATACGTTAAAATTAACCGGATGAAATGTTCGACAAAGCTTCCTGAGTACTGCACACACTTGTCCGACTTCACAGCAATAGCGTTTGCTTTATCTTATGGCATAAGgtactaaattttttatcattagcgTAATTTAGGCATTTCTTTTAGCACTATGATTTAgagttaaataacataattagacAGCAGTGTTTCGTGCAAGTCTGCTGGTGAGGTACTATCAACGTATCATACATTCTGCCGCGTCGCAGTAATACTTGGTGTTGTTGCTTACCGATTTGAAGAATGAGTGTGCCAGTTTATGGATTGGTACCACCccgtcatcagatattctaccgccatatagcaatatttagtactgtcatgttccggtttgaagggtgaatgagccagtataactacaggtaccCCTAAGGTTAGTGTTGcgttggctatgtaaggaatggttaatttttcttacagcgccagtctctgtgggcgttggtgaccacttaccatcagattcCATACCTTTTGCTCGcctgtttgtaaatatttaaatgaaaataggcACAAAGTACAAACCATCTTCGTTCCCAAAGATGGTGGCGCgttgtcgatgtaaggaatagttaatgaTTCTCTCAGCGCTAGTATCTATAGGTGGTGGCGACTACTTACCAGGTATCATAAAATTTGTTCATCcatttaccaatattttaaaaaatatccacaaagaacacaacatcttagttcccaaagatGATGGCGCATTGTCGGTGCagggaatatttaataatttaataaaatgccaATGTATATGGGTGGTTGTTACAATTAACAAGTGGTCCATTTATCAATCTGCCTGATTTCAAAAGCCTTACCTTCACTACTTTTCATTGAATCTGGATTCTGGAAGATCGAATTTTGTATACTAACTTGCATCGGAAAGCACGCAAAGACGTTGGGCCTGCGGCTGAACactccggtcgtgtcggatttacaTTCCTATCAGATCATTAGAGTGCATATGTTTGTGTACACACTCAAGCACTACAatgtgtcctgcgtagttggctggtcccCATGGCTACCGTGGCCAAATTCGGTCAGGAAgatattatcatttttgtttGAATGTCACGTGCTTCCTTATCCTGTACCGCCTAGCTAAAGAAgttaaatattgacattattcAAGCACTCTTAATGTGAAGTAGACAAACTCCTTAAAGTCTcacttttcattattaaattaggtTTACTCTTTTTAAAATGCTTGAGACCACTTTTTCATACGATAAGTCTACAGAGTTAGAACTCGTATCGTGTGCAACGTTTCTGAAGAGATGAAcgaaaaatcaaatattttttgattaagcTTATTAAAAGTTAAGTGCCGATAgttgtacttatatttttttttttttgcgaatgATCAGTATGAACGAATGAATGGGTTTATATATGCTTGGAGTTACTTTCTCTAATCACTAGGTACTTTTATCGTGATCTTTTAAATAGAGGTACAAAGTATCAATTGCTGCAATCAatgaatgtatgttttattgtgAACTAGACATAGACAAACTAGAAAAATTCGTTCACACTTGCATcttaattatgtacaataactcattaataaaataagtaaaacattaAGGAGTTCCTCTATAATACATGTGTGGATTGATGTTTCAAAACGATGCTAcagttataaagaaaaaaaaacttcttcttCCTAGATTTGATAACAAGAAAAATGAATAGATTAATTCGTAAGTTAATGACGTTAAatctaatattcaaataataaacgatTATGCTGCCATCTCTGTTAACTTACTGGAAATAGCTTAAGTCCTATGATAATGTAGAGTTTGTGTCCATAATATGAAGATATCCCGCCAGATGTCGTTGCATTATAATCTCTAGTAATAGCTTAACTTTTTTTACTGTGTGCTACTGAGAAGTTTCAATggaaaaatctaataaaattttatcggcCCGACATGGGGTTTGATTCCAGGACCTCAGATAGGACAGAAACAGGATGATAGTAGTAATCCTCATGTCTGAGGATCGAGTCAGACATTTCTTTATGTCTGGATCTAAAGTGAGCTGCTTCCATCTTCTAGCTTCTATCTTTATCTTCTTCAGGCACGACGTCATACTCGTTTTTCTTTCTTGCCGCAAACTActtcacatatataatattttgtgtacaaaaattaaatataattttcaatttattacgtCACAATATTTTtctctctttatttttatataagtacctatttactactttttatcACACCGTGAATTATCATTACCGTGGTGATCTTATTTCGGGACTGTCATCaaaattcaaagaaataaaaaaaagagctTTTTCATACTCTTGTTTCGTTTTGCATGAATTTTTGTTAgcgttttaatttacaaattttctttatatacttTCTTAGATAGAAGAATAGATTGAACATTCAAGTGGCACtaaaatttactttgaaattacTTGGGTAAATATATCGATCAAAATTGGAAAGTTATTAGTAACATTcggtcttttttttaataggtcacCGCCTCTGCGTGACTAcactctttataaaaatattttatcaggaGTCCTGTATTTCAGTCTGAGTGATTACAACAATtagacataataaattaatgaactgACTTCTCTTATGAATCTCAACATTACCTactgaaaaaaatttaagcaatgAAGTCTTCGATTAATGAACCAATTTCTCAAAATTAAAGACGACAGTGACGTTCAAATATGgagtaaaaatgaaataatactttaaatagcTACTCAAAGTAgctatttaaagtattattttcaggtgcaatatttacttttttctaaTGGGtactaaaacaataacaatatgaaCAACGTATTGTatgaatttttcaataatatagaaagaaaataaaataaaaaatcaaatatatgtttatttcaacTAGTAACCAATGAGATAaactttattgatatttttggcCTCGCAGACAAGAGACCAATTTTTGATTTCTGCTTTTCATCTATTAATTTCCAActcgttttatttcattaattgaattttataaagaagttataattacaaaaatatatattacaaactaGTATAGTATTTAAATGACAATCTTAAAGtgcaaatgtaatattttcgttCAACTGTAAATATGTTACAGTTAAGACAAAATCATAATCGGTGGGCCATCGAAAACATTTCTGCatctcatttatatatatttaattttttaattttgtttactagTCGTATTGTTTCTATTTCGTTTGATTTCGACGTACATAGGAACATATGTCGGATTTCGTGTCGTTAATAAACTTTCGATTctcttttttctatatttttcagAACTCTCTTGCAATAAACttatcaaacttttatgttTCACGTCTCTGTAGTGTCCATTTATCTGTGGAACATAAGTTTCAATTGTTGTGTAAGTATTTTCTTCTTCTATTGTTTCAGAACTTTCAGTAGTAGAATTTTCATCGGCTGTATTTTCTTTAGAGGTAGCTTCAATCATATTTCTTAGTTTTACTATAAGTGTATTAGGTTCAAACTCATCGTTATTTATCACGGTACTTTCCGAATCGTTCCAATTATTTATCTCACTCTCTGTGACTTCGTCTATGTCAGACTTTCTTATATTGAAATAGTGATCTGGAACTTTAGCGTCCTCAGgactaaattgtataatattaggaGGAATAGTTGTAATGGTTTCCGTAGTGGACATGAAAAGTTCAGATAGCGGTATTATGGGTGTGACTACAGAATATATTGGAGGTCTTCCATATTCAACAGGAATTACACCTGAGCTTCCCATGTGATAATCTTCAATatctgaataatttaattttggataACTAATAATGTGGCTGTTTACAGAGGTTGCTTCGATGACTGAGCTGGTCGTATCTTCAAAGTAATTTTTGCTAGGCTCATTGATATTTATTGcgtcattattattttccattGTAGTGTGATGATTAAAGTATTGTGTAGTcatatttttctcattatttACTTGAGaaataaacttgtttttatttctatcttTTAATAATGTTGGTCTTTTTTTCCTTCGGTATGATATACGCCTTAAGGGCACAgtagattttcttttaaatttaaatagaggTTTTGatgtagttatataaatttgatctatttcatttttataaagcgTATCTTGAGAAATAGACTTATTGATGggaaacaaattaaacataacaagcgattttagtttattattatttaat
The window above is part of the Vanessa tameamea isolate UH-Manoa-2023 chromosome 6, ilVanTame1 primary haplotype, whole genome shotgun sequence genome. Proteins encoded here:
- the LOC135193346 gene encoding uncharacterized protein LOC135193346; translation: MSTDESDSITSSQIRRFGLYRTIDAKTEEFLRLSRKRQLRQGCACAAISTTITVTVVVIVLVIYEYMIAVETSFVQEKRPFNKTKYINKDLPIADRLDRNFFGFDQDYYERMPLLINALQDISHTESETRIRSQRKKQFSKSYTIKPRLTTVLNRFVRKTSPKPFIFEYRSPYPMPFTKVNTSPSNWMEQYRNAQRLKNLHDVVKYLEKTLNAKFGDIYVPTRAQIALSEMYVGPVETKEINVKQKTVTHNSPQSNHYTDPLHIFRPNNPGEINLLADGFRFAPTFVSKFNEQNTEIKHPDASKQSCVGTKCLTFNKNIPKRVELSSAEEVLSTTSTKLNNNKLKSLVMFNLFPINKSISQDTLYKNEIDQIYITTSKPLFKFKRKSTVPLRRISYRRKKRPTLLKDRNKNKFISQVNNEKNMTTQYFNHHTTMENNNDAININEPSKNYFEDTTSSVIEATSVNSHIISYPKLNYSDIEDYHMGSSGVIPVEYGRPPIYSVVTPIIPLSELFMSTTETITTIPPNIIQFSPEDAKVPDHYFNIRKSDIDEVTESEINNWNDSESTVINNDEFEPNTLIVKLRNMIEATSKENTADENSTTESSETIEEENTYTTIETYVPQINGHYRDVKHKSLISLLQESSEKYRKKRIESLLTTRNPTYVPMYVEIKRNRNNTTSKQN